A region from the Pectinophora gossypiella chromosome 29, ilPecGoss1.1, whole genome shotgun sequence genome encodes:
- the LOC126379380 gene encoding uncharacterized protein LOC126379380, with protein sequence MSRDGSIREKSVESFVASVDDRKIVVDIDDPPTEVFRGFEKQPTVVLGRLDISPCVTPTRRPILKKTETPVLSNFVNRICSVSVLRDNLEELKELFSKNPELYNSPMTGPDRVMGLKCKICKKVYSSEKKLQNHQENKHMVVYKPKNTKRVSFSDKIIVHQVKEYHKCRKCPRIFESYKLLRSHMKDQHKKRKCYICNYCNKKFVDRMFFKVHIKLHCEVCGLLLPNKSKYLDHKRNVCRVVKLHTCKTCNISLFKFMDLKDHSYEHVSTCYVCDICKDQCTTKCAIAHHIYYLHSRRRKRRNPCLYLTRKLGSENLYLCKFCEESSIDKELIENHVESLPDLTNRTMTGYKDYYFCDQCLKKFSTEQDMLQHKWTHFLKTSDNSQVRLPDTHEDQETKTVFTVNNRNRCSSNNNSNSILKRVLTKKMAIPRLASTKRFYNVRNEKIPENFQPRVVLQRMQVDEKVADIAFVDVNCIDMLNQKVCQPENSVVPNETVSLPSETVNETKETVSQLSHSVDVANGTTKQETHSVDMTNGTESLPERIVDPVTKKIVFSKHQCQICHKYYYNKSGLKSHIQLVHQEKFGCSLCSKVFRWFGKFSQHRCAQYGLAQPIYIPASNGKPNTTQINPVTESNSISNASQNEDTNPSDFDIPAPIVEMTEFENELNNQFEKNDSSDLNLQEMSDSNVHELQRDSNVHEIQGVANIQKTLRVPRVLEIKAVSNVLEIQGVSNVQEIRRDSNVHEIPKDSNVHEIQGVSNVQEIKRVYNVNEKIPDSFQPKVVLLRMSVDKMVADFKLFGAVGVYTHCDCKCKGHGKKRAPPKKTIISNHQCQHCHKYYSSNYCLNRHIETMHGGYDSLQCKVCEEVFVWPSLLQKHKCIRVHVPDIPFDDARPEIHFDNFHDVPSRSLDTRHPEITGNFDDLNILESDNYMNSVDFEIPEPIVELTEYENSLSMDKCPVNRSVSDRLQPLQHLGFKIVTQEVPIEF encoded by the exons ATGTCGCGCGATGGAAGTATTAGAGAAAAGAGCGTTGAGAGTTTCGTGGCGAGTGTTGATGATCGAAAGATTGTTGTGGACATCGATGATCCCCCGACTGAAGTGTTCAGAGGCTTCGAGAAACAGCCTACGGTGGTTCTGGGGCGCCTGGATATCAGTCCTTGCGTAACTCCGACGCGAAGGCCAATATTAAAGAAAACAGAAACGCCGGTACTAAGCAATTTCGTCAATAGAATATGTTCTGTAAGCGTCCTGAGAGACAACTTAGAGGAACTAAAAGAGCTGTTTTCTAAAAACCCTGAGCTATATAACAGTCCAATGACCGGCCCAGACCGAGTCATGGGCCTAAAATGCAAGATCTGCAAAAAAGTATATTCCAGTGAGAAAAAATTGCAGAATCACCAGGAAAATAAGCATATGGTGGTGTACAAGCCTAAAAATACGAAGCGGGTGTCTTTTTCTGACAAAATAATCGTCCATCAAGTCAAAGAGTACCATAAGTGTCGGAAATGCCCTAGAATATTCGAAAGCTACAAGCTTTTGAGAAGTCATATGAAAGATCAGCACAAGAAACGGAAATGTTACATTTGCAATTACTGCAATAAGAAATTTGttgaccgaatgttctttaaaGTACATATAAAGCTCCACTGTGAAGTATGCGGGCTTCTTTTACCGAATAAATCTAAGTATCTCGATCACAAGCGTAACGTTTGCCGGGTTGTGAAGCTGCATACTTGTAAAACATGCAACATATCACTCTTTAAATTCATGGATTTGAAGGACCACAGCTACGAACATGTGAGTACATGTTACGTCTGTGATATCTGCAAGGATCAATGCACAACCAAATGTGCGATCGCACACCATATATACTATTTACACTCAAGAAGACGCAAACGACGCAATCCCTGTTTGTATTTGACACGAAAATTGGGCAGTGAGAACTTGTATCTGTGCAAGTTCTGCGAAGAAAGCTCCATAGACAAGGAACTAATAGAAAACCATGTGGAGTCCCTCCCGGATTTGACTAACCGAACTATGACCGGTTATAAAGACTATTATTTCTGTGACCAATGTCTTAAGAAATTCAGTACAGAACAAGATATGCTGCAACACAAATGGACACATTTTTTGAAAACTTCGGACAACTCTCAGGTACGGTTACCCGATACCCATGAAGACCAAGAAACAAAGACTGTCTTTACCGTTAACAATAGAAACCGATGTAGTTCTAATAACAATTCTAATTCAATACTAAAGAGAGTGTTAACCAAAAAAATGGCTATTCCTCGGTTAGCATCCACGAAAAGGTTTTACAATGTACGAAATGAGAAgattcctgaaaattttcagCCGAGAGTAGTTTTACAAAGGATGCAGGTGGATGAAAAAGTGGCTGACATAGCCTTTGTAGACGTGAACTGTATTGACATGCTTAATCAAAAAGTGTGTCAGCCTGAAAATAGTGTTGTACCCAATGAAACGGTTTCTCTACCATCTGAGACTGTTAATGAGACAAAAGAAACAGTGTCTCAACTAAGTCACAGTGTTGATGTAGCGAACGGGACAACAAAACAGGAAACTCATAGTGTTGATATGACCAATGGAACGGAGTCTTTACCTGAGCGTATTGTAGACCCAGTTACAAAGAAAATAGTATTTTCTAAACACCAATGTCAG ATTTGTCACAAATACTATTACAACAAGTCGGGATTGAAAAGTCACATTCAGTTAGTACACCAGGAGAAGTTCGGATGTAGCCTTTGCAGTAAAGTATTCCGTTGGTTTGGGAAATTTAGCCAACACAGATGTGCGCAATATGGCCTCGCGCAGCCCATATACATCCCAGCATCAAATGGCAAACCAAATACCACACAAATAAACCCAGTCACAGAATCTAATTCTATTTCAAATGCAAGTCAAAATGAAGACACGAACCCATCCGATTTTGATATTCCAGCACCCATAGTTGAAATGACTGAGTTTGAAAACGAACTTAATAATCAGTTTGAAAAGAATGACTCCTCAGATTTGAATTTGCAAGAGATGTCAGACTCAAATGTACATGAGTTACAGAGAGACTCAAATGTACATGAGATACAGGGAGTCGCAAATATACAGAAGACACTGAGAGTCCCACGTGTATTAGAGATAAAGGCAGTCTCAAATGTACTGGAGATACAGGGAGTCTCAAATGTACAGGAAATACGGAGAGACTCAAATGTACATGAGATACCGAAAGACTCAAATGTACATGAGATACAGGGAGTCTCAAATGTACAAGAGATTAAGAGAGTGTACAATGTTAATGAGAAAATACCAGACAGTTTTCAACCAAAGGTAGTGTTATTAAGAATGAGTGTTGATAAAATGGTAGCCGATTTCAAATTATTTGGGGCCGTTGGTGTCTATACCCATTGTGACTGCAAGTGTAAGGGGCATGGCAAAAAGCGAGCGCCACCGAAAAAGACAATTATATCGAATCATCAATGCCAG cACTGCCATAAGTATTACTCGTCGAACTATTGCCTCAACCGGCATATTGAGACGATGCACGGTGGCTACGACAGTCTCCAATGTAAGGTCTGTGAGGAGGTGTTTGTGTGGCCCTCGCTTCTCCAGAAACACAAATGCATCCGAGTCCACGTCCCAGATATCCCCTTTGACGACGCCAGACCAGAAATACACTTCGACAATTTCCACGACGTACCAAGTCGATCCCTCGACACGAGACATCCAGAAATAACCGGAAACTTTGACGACTTGAATATTTTAGAGAGTGACAATTATATGAATTCTGTAGATTTTGAAATACCGGAGCCTATAGTGGAACTGACGGAGTATGAAAATAGTTTGTCTATGGACAAATGTCCGGTGAATCGAAGTGTGAGTGACAGACTTCAACCGTTGCAGCATTTAGGTTTCAAAATTGTGACGCAGGAGGTACCTATAGAGTTCTAA
- the LOC126379532 gene encoding phosphatidylserine decarboxylase proenzyme, mitochondrial: protein MFPPTRIRSCLPVINPLFKQRLRPHRPFRQTSTVLNQTKASTTQLQKTKWMNFRAIFTRWVPLGSVMYVGWCYIRQSINYEVSKIEIRFYEMFPFRVTSRLWGKVAECELPTSVRGFVYGTYSRLFNVNLSEAAVSDLTYYKSLSAFFTRPLKDGVRIIANTPCVSPCDGVVLNCGPASTDRIEQVKGVTYSLEEFLGENTWSKQKDNDYYKSLLKDKENILHQIIIYLAPGDYHRFHSPCEWTSTFRRHFAGKLLSVNPWMAKLIPGLFTMNERAVYVGEWKHGFFSMTAVGATNVGSIEVYKDPELRTNTKGKRGRVDEAELGKVKFDKGELFGQFNMGSTIILLFEAPKDFKFEMRSGDRVLVGQALTAAAKQQAR from the coding sequence ATGTTTCCACCGACGCGCATTCGTAGCTGCCTTCCAGTCATAAACCCTTTATTCAAGCAAAGGTTGCGGCCACACAGGCCCTTCCGACAAACGTCGACTGTGCTCAACCAAACAAAGGCTTCGACAACGCAATTACAGAAGACGAAATGGATGAATTTCCGTGCAATTTTCACGCGTTGGGTGCCGTTAGGGAGTGTTATGTACGTCGGGTGGTGTTACATACGACAGAGTATTAACTATGAAGTATCGAAAATCGAGATTCGATTTTACGAAATGTTTCCGTTCCGTGTTACGAGCCGATTGTGGGGGAAAGTGGCGGAGTGCGAACTCCCGACGTCTGTCAGGGGCTTCGTGTACGGTACCTATTCGAGACTCTTCAACGTGAACCTAAGTGAAGCTGCTGTTAGTGACCTTACCTACTACAAAAGTCTATCTGCTTTCTTCACGAGACCGTTGAAAGATGGTGTGAGGATTATAGCGAACACCCCTTGCGTCTCACCGTGCGATGGAGTAGTGCTAAACTGTGGCCCGGCGAGCACAGACCGCATTGAACAAGTAAAAGGAGTCACGTACAGCCTAGAGGAATTCTTAGGTGAAAATACGTGGTCTAAACAGAAAGACAATGATTATTACAAGTCTCTATTAAAAGACAAGGAAAATATACTTCATCAGATCATCATATACTTAGCACCGGGTGATTATCACCGTTTCCATTCGCCATGCGAATGGACATCTACGTTTAGACGTCACTTTGCTGGGAAATTGTTGTCTGTGAACCCTTGGATGGCGAAGCTCATCCCAGGTCTATTCACAATGAACGAACGAGCCGTTTATGTGGGAGAATGGAAGCATGGCTTCTTCAGCATGACAGCTGTAGGAGCAACGAATGTTGGGTCGATAGAAGTCTATAAAGACCCAGAACTGAGGACGAATACGAAAGGAAAGCGTGGTAGAGTTGACGAAGCAGAATTAGGCAAAGTTAAGTTTGATAAAGGGGAGTTATTCGGACAGTTTAACATGGGTAGCACAATTATTCTACTGTTCGAGGCACCGAAAGACTTTAAGTTTGAAATGAGGTCCGGTGACCGTGTTTTGGTTGGTCAGGCTTTGACAGCGGCTGCGAAGCAACAGGCCAGATGA